The Pristiophorus japonicus isolate sPriJap1 chromosome 3, sPriJap1.hap1, whole genome shotgun sequence genome has a segment encoding these proteins:
- the LOC139259446 gene encoding ADP-ribosylhydrolase ARH1-like, with amino-acid sequence MMACMAACCGARGEAVGPMAALMQRYVAAMVLSGVGDALGFNNEQWEFCKSGELIQAELRKLGGLRQLDVSAWKVSDDTVMHLATAQAWRPRGRGHAEQLYDRLSREYLHSLTDMTDRAPGLTCMNAINLLKPGHPDGWKIPFNPKGGGCGAAMRAMCIGLRFPHPDELDKLIEVAVESGRMSHHHPTGYLGSVAAALFTAYAVNGKPAVSWGKGLMEVLDKAKNYVEKADHYSAKNLAAWSYFEDQWNKYLQERGIVDGVSKPTFPKQYGVLERDTFYTSISYAGWGGASGHDAPMIAYDAILGSGNSWEELCNRGVFHGGDSDSTGAIAAAWWGAMYGFDKVPISNYKGLEYRDRLEILARKLFHLSHPNSCSSDKEGSVAGSFL; translated from the exons ATGATGGCGTGTATGGCGGCGTGCTGTGGAGCCAGGGGAGAGGCAGTAGGCCCCATGGCGGCCTTGATGCAGCGCTACGTGGCGGCGATGGTGCTGAGCGGGGTGGGCGACGCACTGGGCTTCAACAACGAGCAGTGGGAGTTCTGCAAGAGCGGCGAACTGATCCAGGCCGAGCTCCGGAAACTAGGCGGCCTGCGCCAGCTCGATGTGTCCGCCTGGAAAGTCAGCGACGACACGGTGATGCACCTGGCCACAGCCCAGGCCTGGCGGCCGCGGGGCCGGGGACACGCCGAGCAGCTGTACGACAGGCTGTCCCGGGAATACCTGCACAGCCTGACCGACATGACAGACAGAGCGCCAG GTTTAACATGTATGAATGCCATTAACTTACTGAAACCCGGCCATCCTGATGGGTGGAAGATCCCattcaatcctaaagggggtggatGTGGTGCTGCAATGCGGGCCATGTGTATCGGACTGCGATTCCCCCATCCCGATGAGTTAGACAAGCTGATTGAAGTAGCTGTCGAAAGTGGCCGAATGTCTCACCACCACCCCACTGGTTATCTgggctcagtggctgcagcattgtTCACTGCATATGCTGTGAATGGGAAACCTGCAGTGAGCTGGGGAAAGGGCCTGATGGAGGTGTTGGATAAAGCAAAGAATTATGTAGAAAAGGCTGATCATTACTCTGCCAAAAACCTGGCTGCATG GTCCTACTTTGAAGACCAATGGAATAAGTACCTTCAGGAGAGAGGCATTGTGGATGGGGTATCCAAGCCGACTTTCCCCAAGCAATACGGTGTGCTGGAACGTGACACATTCTACACTTCTATCAGCTATGCGGGCTGGGGTGGGGCCAGTGGGCATGATGCTCCCATGATAGCTTACGATGCCATCCTGGGGTCGGGCAATTCCTGGGAAGAGCTCTGCAACAGAGGGGTTTTCCATGGCGGTGATAGCGATTCTACTGGCGCTATAGCTGCAGCTTGGTGGGGAGCAATGTATGGCTTCGACAAGGTTCCCATATCCAACTACAAAGGTCTAGAATATAGGGACAGGTTGGAAATCCTGGCACGGAAATTGTTCCATTTGAGCCATCCAAATTCTTGCTCATCAGATAAGGAAGGATCAGTTGCTGGAAGTTTCCTTTAA